Within Massilia endophytica, the genomic segment GCCGGTGCGGATGAAGCCCTGCGGATCGACGTCCACGCCGCAGTCGCCCAGCCAGTCCGTATTGGGGTCCGCGCCGATAAAGAGGAAGAGGCGGCACACATCGTAGTCCGTTTCCGCCAGCGTGCGGTTGTTGCGCACCTTCACCTGCTTCAGGCCTTCCTCGTCGCCTTCCAGGGCCACCACTTCCTGGTGCGTGTGCAGCACGATGTTCGGCGTGGCCTTGATGCGTTCAATGAGATAGGAAGACATGGTGGCTTTCAGCCCGTCGCCGCGGATCACCATATGCACCTTGGAAGCATGGCCGGACAGGAACACCGCCGCCTGGCCCGCCGAGTTGCCGCCGCCGACGAGGATCACCTCTTCGGTCTTGCACAGGTTCGCCTCGATGCGCGAAGCCCAGTAATAGATGCCCTTGCCTTCGAACTGCTTGATGTTCGCCAGCGGCGGACGGCGGTAGCGCGCGCCGCAGGAGAGCACCACGGTGCGGCCCTGCACCTGCGTGCCGTCCTCCAGTTCTACGCGCAGGGGATAGGTATCGCAGATCAGGCGTTTTGCATGGGCGGGAATCGCCACCTCGACGCCGAACTTCTGCGCCTGCACATAGGCGCGTCCCGCCAGCGCACCGCCCGAGATCCCGGTGGGGAAGCCCAGGTAGTTCTCGATGCGCGCGCTGGCCGCCGCCTGGCCGCCGTAGGCGCGCTGCTCCAGAGCGAGCACCGACAGGCCTTCGGAACCGGCGTACACGGAGGTGGCGAGGCCCGCGGGTCCCGCGCCCACCACCACCACGTCCCACACCTTGCCGGGATCGAGATCGGGCAGCAGGCCGAGGCAGCGGCCGATGTCGGCATTGGTGGGGTTTTTCTTCACGCTGCCATCCGGGCACACCACCAATGGCCAGTCTTCGGACGTGGGCTGGTAGTACTCGCACAGCGTGCGGGCCTGTTCGTCCGTCTTCGGATCGAGAATGGTGTGCGGATGGGCGTTACTGGTCAGGAAGCTTTGCAGGTAGAACAGGCGTTCGTGGCCCGCCGGGGCCACGAGCACCGGCCCGCCGGCGCCTACTTCCAGCAGGCCCACGCGGCGCAGGATCAGGGCGCGCACGATGCGCTCGCCCAGCTCCGCTTCCGCGATCACGAGCGCGCGCAGGTTCTCGGGCGAGATGATGAGCGCCTCGACGTCGCCCACGGCGGTGGCGTTCACGAGGGAAGGGCGGCCCGCCAGCTGCGACACTTCGGCAGTGAATTCGCCGCGCCCGTGCTCGGTGATGAAGGAGGTGTTGCCCAGGCCGTCGTAGCGGCAGATCGCAATGCTGCCCTCCAGGGTGACGACCATGCCGAAGGTGGTGTGGCCCGCCTCCAGGATGCGCACGCCGTTTCGGAAGGTGCGCACGGTACCGAAGCGCATGAGGCGCTTGAGCTCCTGCTCGTTCAGCTTGGGCATCACCTGGTGGCGCCGGGTCTCCAGCACCGAAGAGGGCACCTGTTCTTCCTTGTTCGATTCGGGAACGAACTCCGGTGGGGTCAGACTCATGTTTGCCATGGCTATTCTTGTCGTGGGATTGAAAGCGTTGTCACCGCAAGTCTACCTGAAGGCGATGCGGCAGAGTTACAATCCTTGGATGAACATTGCCATCCGCGGCGCCGCCGAAACCGATCTGCCCGCGTTTTTCACTTATCTGGACGACCACCTGAAGGACAACGGCGCGAACGGCACGCCCCTGTTCCAGCCCATGCCGCGCGGGGCCTCCCGCTTCCCGGCGGAGAAACAGGGGAGCTTTGTGCATGGCCTGGCCACCCCGCTCGATGGCGCTGCATGGCGCCGCCTGTGGCTGGCCCTGGACGGCGAACGCATCTGCGGGCATGTCGACCTGCGGGCCCGCACGGAGGCCGCGGCCCGCCACCGCATGCTGCTGGGCATGGGCGTGGACCGCGCCGCCCGCCGTTGCGGCCTGGGCCAGCGCCTGCTCGATACCGCCATCGCCTGGGCCGAAGAGCAGCCTGGATTCGGCTGGGTCGACCTGGAAGTGCTGAGCGCCAACGAGCCCGCCCGCGCCCTCTACCGCAAGCGCGGCTTCGTGCAGACGGGCGAGATCCCCGACCTGTTCCGCATCGACGGCGAAACGCTGGGCTACACCTACATGAGCCTGGCCTTGGAGCGCCAAGCGGGCTGACTCAATAGGGTTTAGAATGGTTCTTTTGGTAAAAGAACCTGATCCCAATGGCATACAAGACGATTGCCGACACCATCGGCAACACGCCCCTGGTCCAGCTGGTGCGCATTCCCGGCGCGGACGCGGCAGCCCGCAACAACATCATTCTCGGCAAGCTCGAAGGCGACAATCCCGCCGGTTCCGTCAAGGACCGCGCCGCCATGTCCATGCTGCGCCGGGCCGAGGAGCGCGGCGACATCAAGCCGGGCGATACCCTGATCGAAGCGACCAGCGGCAACACCGGCATTGCCTTGGCGATGGCGGCCGCCATCCGCGGCTACAAGATGGTGCTCCTCATGCCGGAGAACCTGAGCGAGGAGCGGCGCCAGAGCATGGCCGCCTACGGCGCCCAGATCATCCTCACGCCCAAGACGGGCGGCATGGAATACGCCCGCGATATGGCCGAGCAGATGCAGCGCGACGGCAAGGGCCGCATCCTCGACCAGTTCGCGAATGGCGACAACCCGCGGGCCCACTACGAGGGCACGGGTCCCGAAATCTGGCGCGACACGGGCGGCCGCGTCACCCATTTCGTGAGCGCCATGGGCACCACGGGCACCATCATGGGCGTATCGCAGTACCTGAAGGAGCAGAACCCGGACGTGCGCATTATCGGGGCGCAGCCGGAAGAGGGGTCATCCATTCCCGGCATCCGCAAATGGCCGGAAGCCTATCTGCCGAAGATCTTCGACAAGGCGAGGGTGGACCAGGTGGAATATGTCAGTCAGGCTGCTGCGGAGCGCATGGCGCGCCGCATGGCAGCGGAGGAAGGCATCTTCTGCGGGATCTCGGCAGCAGGCGCCTGTGAAATTGCCTTGCGCATTTCGCAGACCGTGGAAAACGCGACTATCGTCTTCATCGTCTGCGATCGCGGGGACCGTTACCTGTCCACCGGGGTTTTCCCAGCGTAAATAACCGGCCCTCTCTCCCCTGGATGAGGGGAGGGAAACATACCTCGCGAACGAAAATCAGCTGTTGTTTTCGTTCTTCTGCGGGGTTTCGCCTTCTTTAGGCTTGAACTGCTTGTCGCTGATGCGGAACTTGTTGCGGCGGTCGCCCATCAGGTAGCGCAGGTCGCGGATGCTCAGATCGCTGACCTCGTGCATGCGGATCAGCAGCGAAGCGCCGACCGGCAGGCGGTGGTGGCGGATTTTGCTGATGACCGGCGGCGCCACTTCCAATGCGCGCGACAGGGCGGCATCGTTTTTCAGACGCAGGTTCTCGATCAGGGTGTCCAGCAGACGATTGGGGTTGTATTGCAGCAGATCGTCGCCTTCCGAATCGCTGTTCATATCAATGCCGACTTGGTTTGTCATGATACGTCTGTTCCTTCTGTAAAGTTGGGTCCTGCAAAGTTCAACACTCGGAGCTGATGCTGCGTTCAAGGAACGAATTCACACTCGGAAAAACCGGGACACGTTTCAGAATATATACACAATTGTACAACATCATGCAATCTAATACTCACGAGCAATAAAAAATAACATATTGACTCGTTTCCCGTTGTCTCATCGCAACATTGTGTGAGAATTCTACCGTACTTTTTGTGGTATGGTAACGGCCCCAGCCTTGCCTGCGCTGCAAGATTAAGTATAAAGCAAATCCCGCCCAATGTTGCTATGGAAGATAGATTCCGTGCCAAGTGTTGCTTGGGCACATTATCGCCTTCCTTGCATCGGTACAAGTCTGCTTACGCTTCCTTACATCAATCAAGGCTCGCGGCGAGCGAGCTTGACGGCGCGGCCCAGCTCCACAACTGACATCGCATAGAAGTAGCTGCGGTTGTACTGGGTAATCGTGAAGAAGTTATTGGTGGCTACCCAATATTCAGTCGGCTCCGAGCCGTTCTGCAAATCCACCAGGCCGTACAACATTCCCTGGGGTAATGTCGATGTGGTGGCAACCCCGTCGGCAATCAAGTCCTCTGGACGGAATTTTGCTTCCAGCCCTTGGTTGATGTACTTCTCCCAGGCGCGCGCGGGGGACACGCGGGCCGGATAGACGAGAGGACCGGGCTGGTCGCGCTGCCAGCCGTGGCCCACCAGGAAGGCGGCCACGCTGCCGATGGCGTCGGCGGCCGAATTGCGCAGATCGATCTTGCCGTCGCCGTCGAAGTCCACGGCGTACTTGGCAATATTGCTCGGCATGAATTGCGGCATGCCGACGGCGCCCGCATAGGAGCCCAGCAGGCTCATGGGATCGGTGCCCGTCTGGCGGGCATAGATCAGGGTGCTTTCCAGTTCGCCCCGGAAGAAGGCCATGCGCGCTTCGCGGTTGGGCGCGAGCGGATAGGCGAAGGCGAGGGTGGTGATGGCGTCCATGACGCGGAACTTGCCCGTATCCACGCCGTAGATCGTTTCCACGCCGATCACGCCCACCAGAATCTCGGCCGGCACGCCGTACAGCGATTCGGCGCGGGCGAGGGCTTCGCGGTTCTCGTTCCAGAAGCGCACGCCCGCATTGATGCGGATCGGCTCGATGAAGCGGCTGCTGTAGAGCTTCCAGTTCTTCGGCTTTCCGGGCGGCGCGGGCTTCACCAGCTGCACGGCGGCATCCACGTAGTTCACGCGGCGCAGCAGGGCTTCCAGTTCTGTGCGCTGGAAGCCGTGGCGGCTCACCATGTCGTCCATGAACTGCTGCACTTCCTTCCACTGGCCGAAGTTGACGAATTCGCCTTGCGTGTCGATGGCGGGCGCCGGCTTCTTGACGGGCTTCTTCCTCGATTTCTTGACGGCCGTCTTCTTCTGAGGCGCGGCCTGGGCGGCGGGCGGCAGGGCCAGCGCGCCAGCCAGGGCGCCGCACAGCATCAGGGTGGAAAGGTGTTTGGGCGTGAATCGCAAGGCAAATCTCATCGGGCTAGGGTTAGCAGTTCGGCCAGCCGTTTTGCTGACCTGGTTCTTTCGTCTTCGTCCATGGCGCGGTACTTGAGTGCGCCATACAGTTCCAGCAAGGCCTTCATGGCCTGTTTTTTTTCCTCCGGAAGCTCCACTCCGTCCAGGCGCTGCGCCAGGGTGTGCGGTCCCGCGTCCGGCGGCAGCTGCATGCCCAGCTTCTGCAATTGCAGGCGCAAGGACTGGTAAGCGGCCTCCACCGGATCGCGCCGCACGCGGGCGCGCAGCAGGCGGAACAGCCAGGCCAGGGCCGCAAGGGACAACAGGGCAGCCACGGTACGCCAGCTGCTCAGCGTTGCGGATAGTTCCTGAAGGAAATTTCTCTGTCTCTCGGCATTGTAATCCAGGACCCATTGGTTCCATGCATTATTCAGCGCATGGATGTTGTAGCGTAGTCGGGAAAGCCACGAATCCCTGTCGTTCTGCAGGTCGAGCAATCCCTGCAGGCCGAAAGGCGCGGTGTCGGGCAGGGCGCGGGACAGGCTGCTGCGGATGCGTTCCGGCGACACGGCCGCCGTCGGGTCGACGCGCACCCAGCCACGGTTCGGCAGCCAGATTTCGCCCCAGGCGTGAGCGTCGGACTGGCGCACGGTGAGGAAGCCGTCCACCGGGTTCATTTCGCCGCCCTGGTAGCCGGTGACCACCCGCGCCGGGATGCCGGCCGCGCGCATCAGCACCACGAAGGCGCCCGCGAAGTGTTCGCAGAAGCCCTGGCGGGTGTCGAACAGGAAGCCGTCCACCGCGTTGCGTTCCAGCAGAGGGGGCTCCAGGGTGTAGGTGAAGCCCTTCTCGCGGAACATCTGCAGCACGGCTTGGGCGACGCGCGCCCCGTCGCCATTGGCGGCATCGCGCAGCGCGCCGCCCAGCGCCAGGGCGCGCGGGTTGGCGCCGCGCGGCAGCTGAAGCCATTTGTTCTGTTCTTCCAGTTCCAGCGCGGCCTGCACGCGGTAGTCCGGGTAGGCCGTGGCGTCGTAGCGGATGCGGTCCTCGATGGGGCGTATGGTCTGGCTTTCCAGTTCGTCCGTGCTGATGACGCGGTGGCCGGGAATGTAGAAGTCCGGCGCCCCCAGCTCCAGCGTGAACAGGTAGCGGCGGCCGCTGGGCTCCATCGTCACCTGGTGGCGCACTGGCTGGCCGCGCAGCTGCATCGTGAGCTTCGGCGCGCGTTCCCCGCGCGTGAAGACGGTGCGCCCGATGCGGGTCCAGGTGCGCCCGTCGTACTGGCTGAGCACAATGCCGCGCCAGTACAGCAGCTGCTGCGGCGGCACGGCGTCTTCGAAGCGCACGCGGAAGGCCACGGCGCCCGATTGCGCGAGCGAGGACATGGAGCCCGGCGACATGGTCTCGGAAATGCCGGTGCGGCCGCCGCGCGCATCGCCGGGCAGGCCCCAGAGCGGACCCTGGATGCGGGGGAAGGCGATGAAGAGCACCGCCGCCAGCGGCGAGGCGATAAAGAAGAGTTTTGCCGCCGTGCGCAGGCGGGCCTTCAGCGGCGGCACCGTTCCCGTGTACTGGAAAGTGATCTGGGCGGTGAGCAGCACGATGATGGTCACCACCATGCCCAGGGCCGTGAGAATGGACTGCGAATAGAAGAAATTCGTCAGCATGAGGAAGAAGCTGAGGAAGCAGACCACATACAGGTCGCGCCGCGCGTGCATCTCCAGCAGCTTGAAGGCCAGCAGCAGGGCGAGCATGGCCACGCCGGGATCGCGCCCCAGTATCGTGCCGAAACTCAGATAGACGCCCCCCATCGCCATCAGGGCAACCGGCAGCAGCAGGCTCACAGGCGGCATGCGCGTGCCGCGCCAGGTGATGGCCGCGCGCCATAGCAGGGTGACGATGGCGGTGGCGCTGGTCCACACCGGAAGGTGGGCGAAATGGGGCGCGATCACCAGCAGGGCGCCGGCGAGGAGCAGCAGGGTGTCCGCCTTGTCGCGCGTGAGGCGCTTCGCCAGGCGCTCGCCTATCGCAGCCGTGTTCACGCGGCCTCCTTGCCGTACAGGGCCAGGGCGCGCAGGCATGCCGCCTGATGCGCCTCGCCCAGCGCGGCGGGGTAGCGCTGGTCCCCGATGCGGAAGGCATAGGGCAGGCCGCGCTGCTCCGCTGCCAGCACCCAGGCCGTCATGCGCGAGAGGCGCAATTCAAGGCCGATGGAGGCGGGCAGCGCATCGAAGTCCAGCGTGAGTTCGGCGGTGGCGCCGCCTTCGAAATGCTTGGTCACCAGCTGGCCGCCGTGGGCGGGATCATGGCGCGCGATCTGGCGCCAGGCCAGGTGGCGCATCGGGTCGCCCGGCTGGTAGCTGCGGATGCCCGCGAAATTGTCCAGCCCCACCTGGCCATGGCCTTCCTCGCTGGCTGCGCCAGTGGTGGGCAGGGGCGGAGCGTTCTGTTCGGGGTAGGGGTAGACCAGCACCTTCAGGTCCGGCTGCCAGTAGCTCCAGGCGCCGAACAGGCCAAGCGGAAAGCGGGTGGCCAGGCGCACGCGCGGCGCCGCGCACCAGCCGCGTTCCTTCGCTGGAGTGGAGAGCTGCACGGCGCTGTCGCTGCCCGCCGCCACATCGGTGGCCAGCAGGGGCTCGCCGTCGCGCTGGAAGCCGAGCCAGATGGCGAAGCGGTCGCGCGTGGTGGGGTTGCGCAGGCGCAGTTCGAACTGGGCGTTTTCGCCCGCGAAAACGGGCATGGACCGCCCGGGCGCAAGGCGCAGCTGGGCGAGGTTCCGCGCCGTCATCACCATGTCAGCAATGGCGCAGGAGCCGGTGAAGAAGGTGAGCGCGAAACCGAGGCCGAGGTTGTAGTTGATGGCGCCGATCAGCATGAGCAGCAGCAGGCCGCAGAAGGCCATGCCGGGGCGGGTGGGCAGTATGAAGACACGCCGCCGCGTCAGCACCACTTCGCCCGGCTCGCTGTCCCTGAGCTGGAACAGCCAGCGGCCAGCGAAGCTTTTGGCGGCGGCCAGCATCTCAGACGGGCACGGACTTCTGCAGCTGCAGCACCAGGTCGCGGCTGGCCAGCGCCACGCCCTGCGAAGACTTCACCGGCCGCAGGCGGTGGGCGCAAACCGGCACCAGCACGGCCTGCACGTCCTCGGGAATCACGTGGTCGCGGCCTTCCAGCGCGGCCCAGGCGCGCGCGGCCTGCATCAGGGCGAGGCCTGCACGCGGGCTGAGGCCTTCGGCGAAGGAGCCGTTCTGGCGCGTGGCCTGCACCAGCGCATGCACATAGTCCACCAGGGAGGCCGAGGTGTGGATCTTGCGCAGGCCGCGCTGCGCTTCCGCCAGTTCTTCGGCGGACATCTGCGCCGAAAGCGCCTTGAGCATGCTGCGCCTGTCCTCGCCCATGAGCAGCGCGCGCTCGGCCGCGGCATCGGGGTAGCCGAGCGAGAGGCACATGAGGAAGCGGTCGAGCTGCGATTCGGGCAGGGGGAAGGTGCCTATCTGGTGGGTAGGATTCTGGGTGGCGATCACGAAGAAGGGCTCGGGCAGGGGGCGCGTGACGCCGTCGGCGGAAATCTGCCGCTCCTCCATCGCTTCCAGCAGGCCCGATTGCGTCTTCGGCGTGGCGCGGTTGATCTCGTCGGCCAGCAGCACCTGCGTGAAGATCGGCCCGGGGTGGAACATGAAGGCGTTCGCCTCCCGTTCATAGATGGAGATGCCCGCCACGTCCGCCGGCAGCAGGTCGCTCGTGAACTGGATGCGGTTGAACTGCAGGCCGAGGGAAATGGCCAGTGCGTGCGACAGCGTCGTCTTGCCCACGCCCGGCACGTCTTCCACCAGGAGGTGGCCGCCCGCGAGAAGGCAGGTGAGCGCCTGCCGGATCTGCAGGTCCTTGCCGACGATGATTTGGCCTACCTGGTCCGCTACCGCATGCAGTTTTGTAAACATGTTCTCTTTATAGTAGATTACCCGTTTGGGGATTCTACCCCGCGACATGACCGATGCGGTACAGAAACGAGCCACATGAGCACAGCAATTTACAGCCATCCCGACTGCCAGCGCCACGAAATGGGAGCCTGGCATCCCGAATGCCCGGCGCGGCTGCAGGCCATTGCGGACCAGCTCATCAATTCCCATATCGACGGTCTCCTTGAACACCGCGAGGCGCCCCTGGCCGAGGTGGCGGATATCGCGCGCAACCACACGGCCAATGCCATTGCCATCGTGCGCGACCATCTGCCGCAGGAAGGGGAGGACTACTACCCCATCGACGGCGACACCTCGCTCAACGCCCACAGCTGGCGCGCGGCGCTGCGTGCCGCGGGAGCGGCCGTGGCGGCGACCGATGCGGTGATCGACGGCGAAATCGGCAACGCCTTCTGCGCCATCCGCCCGCCGGGCCACCATGCGCGCCCGTCCTCACCCATGGGCTTCTGCATGTTCAACAACGTGGCCATCGCCGCGCGCCATGCGCTCGAGGAGCGGGGCCTGGAACGGGTGGCGATTGTGGACTTCGATGTCCACCACGGCAACGGCACCGAGGAGAGTTTCAGGGACGACCCGCGCGTGCTGATGGTGAGCTTCTTCCAGCATCCCTTCTATCCCTACAGCGACCCGCTGCCCGTGACGCCGAACCGCGTGAACATTCCCGTGCCCGCGTACACCAAAGGCGACGTGGTGCGCCAGCTGGTATCCGAGCGCTGGCTGCCGGCGCTGGAGGCCTTCAGGCCGCAGATGATCTTCATCTCGGCCGGTTTCGACGCTCACAGGGAGGACGATATGGGCGGCATGGGCTTGGTGGAGGCGGATTACGCCTGGATGACGGAGCAGGTCATGGACGTGGCGCGCCGCCATGCGCAGGGAAGGATCGTGAGCTGCCTGGAAGGCGGCTACAACCTGTCCGCCCTGGGCCG encodes:
- a CDS encoding FAD-dependent oxidoreductase, which gives rise to MSLTPPEFVPESNKEEQVPSSVLETRRHQVMPKLNEQELKRLMRFGTVRTFRNGVRILEAGHTTFGMVVTLEGSIAICRYDGLGNTSFITEHGRGEFTAEVSQLAGRPSLVNATAVGDVEALIISPENLRALVIAEAELGERIVRALILRRVGLLEVGAGGPVLVAPAGHERLFYLQSFLTSNAHPHTILDPKTDEQARTLCEYYQPTSEDWPLVVCPDGSVKKNPTNADIGRCLGLLPDLDPGKVWDVVVVGAGPAGLATSVYAGSEGLSVLALEQRAYGGQAAASARIENYLGFPTGISGGALAGRAYVQAQKFGVEVAIPAHAKRLICDTYPLRVELEDGTQVQGRTVVLSCGARYRRPPLANIKQFEGKGIYYWASRIEANLCKTEEVILVGGGNSAGQAAVFLSGHASKVHMVIRGDGLKATMSSYLIERIKATPNIVLHTHQEVVALEGDEEGLKQVKVRNNRTLAETDYDVCRLFLFIGADPNTDWLGDCGVDVDPQGFIRTGFDVAKAQCRANFAEGVYPHDMPDRAALETSVPGVFAIGDVRAGSTKRVAAGVGEGAGVVSQIHAFLANLPVTSP
- a CDS encoding GNAT family N-acetyltransferase, with product MNIAIRGAAETDLPAFFTYLDDHLKDNGANGTPLFQPMPRGASRFPAEKQGSFVHGLATPLDGAAWRRLWLALDGERICGHVDLRARTEAAARHRMLLGMGVDRAARRCGLGQRLLDTAIAWAEEQPGFGWVDLEVLSANEPARALYRKRGFVQTGEIPDLFRIDGETLGYTYMSLALERQAG
- the cysM gene encoding cysteine synthase CysM, with the translated sequence MAYKTIADTIGNTPLVQLVRIPGADAAARNNIILGKLEGDNPAGSVKDRAAMSMLRRAEERGDIKPGDTLIEATSGNTGIALAMAAAIRGYKMVLLMPENLSEERRQSMAAYGAQIILTPKTGGMEYARDMAEQMQRDGKGRILDQFANGDNPRAHYEGTGPEIWRDTGGRVTHFVSAMGTTGTIMGVSQYLKEQNPDVRIIGAQPEEGSSIPGIRKWPEAYLPKIFDKARVDQVEYVSQAAAERMARRMAAEEGIFCGISAAGACEIALRISQTVENATIVFIVCDRGDRYLSTGVFPA
- the mltB gene encoding lytic murein transglycosylase B, with product MLCGALAGALALPPAAQAAPQKKTAVKKSRKKPVKKPAPAIDTQGEFVNFGQWKEVQQFMDDMVSRHGFQRTELEALLRRVNYVDAAVQLVKPAPPGKPKNWKLYSSRFIEPIRINAGVRFWNENREALARAESLYGVPAEILVGVIGVETIYGVDTGKFRVMDAITTLAFAYPLAPNREARMAFFRGELESTLIYARQTGTDPMSLLGSYAGAVGMPQFMPSNIAKYAVDFDGDGKIDLRNSAADAIGSVAAFLVGHGWQRDQPGPLVYPARVSPARAWEKYINQGLEAKFRPEDLIADGVATTSTLPQGMLYGLVDLQNGSEPTEYWVATNNFFTITQYNRSYFYAMSVVELGRAVKLARREP
- a CDS encoding transglutaminase family protein, which gives rise to MNTAAIGERLAKRLTRDKADTLLLLAGALLVIAPHFAHLPVWTSATAIVTLLWRAAITWRGTRMPPVSLLLPVALMAMGGVYLSFGTILGRDPGVAMLALLLAFKLLEMHARRDLYVVCFLSFFLMLTNFFYSQSILTALGMVVTIIVLLTAQITFQYTGTVPPLKARLRTAAKLFFIASPLAAVLFIAFPRIQGPLWGLPGDARGGRTGISETMSPGSMSSLAQSGAVAFRVRFEDAVPPQQLLYWRGIVLSQYDGRTWTRIGRTVFTRGERAPKLTMQLRGQPVRHQVTMEPSGRRYLFTLELGAPDFYIPGHRVISTDELESQTIRPIEDRIRYDATAYPDYRVQAALELEEQNKWLQLPRGANPRALALGGALRDAANGDGARVAQAVLQMFREKGFTYTLEPPLLERNAVDGFLFDTRQGFCEHFAGAFVVLMRAAGIPARVVTGYQGGEMNPVDGFLTVRQSDAHAWGEIWLPNRGWVRVDPTAAVSPERIRSSLSRALPDTAPFGLQGLLDLQNDRDSWLSRLRYNIHALNNAWNQWVLDYNAERQRNFLQELSATLSSWRTVAALLSLAALAWLFRLLRARVRRDPVEAAYQSLRLQLQKLGMQLPPDAGPHTLAQRLDGVELPEEKKQAMKALLELYGALKYRAMDEDERTRSAKRLAELLTLAR
- a CDS encoding DUF58 domain-containing protein produces the protein MLAAAKSFAGRWLFQLRDSEPGEVVLTRRRVFILPTRPGMAFCGLLLLMLIGAINYNLGLGFALTFFTGSCAIADMVMTARNLAQLRLAPGRSMPVFAGENAQFELRLRNPTTRDRFAIWLGFQRDGEPLLATDVAAGSDSAVQLSTPAKERGWCAAPRVRLATRFPLGLFGAWSYWQPDLKVLVYPYPEQNAPPLPTTGAASEEGHGQVGLDNFAGIRSYQPGDPMRHLAWRQIARHDPAHGGQLVTKHFEGGATAELTLDFDALPASIGLELRLSRMTAWVLAAEQRGLPYAFRIGDQRYPAALGEAHQAACLRALALYGKEAA
- a CDS encoding AAA family ATPase; protein product: MFTKLHAVADQVGQIIVGKDLQIRQALTCLLAGGHLLVEDVPGVGKTTLSHALAISLGLQFNRIQFTSDLLPADVAGISIYEREANAFMFHPGPIFTQVLLADEINRATPKTQSGLLEAMEERQISADGVTRPLPEPFFVIATQNPTHQIGTFPLPESQLDRFLMCLSLGYPDAAAERALLMGEDRRSMLKALSAQMSAEELAEAQRGLRKIHTSASLVDYVHALVQATRQNGSFAEGLSPRAGLALMQAARAWAALEGRDHVIPEDVQAVLVPVCAHRLRPVKSSQGVALASRDLVLQLQKSVPV
- a CDS encoding histone deacetylase family protein; this translates as MSTAIYSHPDCQRHEMGAWHPECPARLQAIADQLINSHIDGLLEHREAPLAEVADIARNHTANAIAIVRDHLPQEGEDYYPIDGDTSLNAHSWRAALRAAGAAVAATDAVIDGEIGNAFCAIRPPGHHARPSSPMGFCMFNNVAIAARHALEERGLERVAIVDFDVHHGNGTEESFRDDPRVLMVSFFQHPFYPYSDPLPVTPNRVNIPVPAYTKGDVVRQLVSERWLPALEAFRPQMIFISAGFDAHREDDMGGMGLVEADYAWMTEQVMDVARRHAQGRIVSCLEGGYNLSALGRSVVAHVKALAEI